A stretch of the Teredinibacter haidensis genome encodes the following:
- a CDS encoding GNAT family N-acetyltransferase, which yields MKTTVLFMITKEIKYNTVEYAETLRLRSDVLRVPLGKKLTVSDTFGEENQLHFGCFSDHHLKGCVVAKPTENDAVVKLRQMAVAESFQGKGAGKRLMSDVETFLKDKGTKQIVLSARETAILFYKKLGYEVIGELYLEQGIEHIKMKKLI from the coding sequence ATGAAAACCACAGTACTATTTATGATAACTAAAGAAATTAAATACAATACCGTAGAATACGCAGAAACACTAAGACTGAGATCTGATGTTCTAAGGGTTCCTTTGGGAAAGAAGCTTACTGTTTCAGACACATTTGGTGAAGAAAACCAGCTACATTTTGGTTGTTTCAGTGATCATCATCTTAAAGGCTGTGTTGTCGCTAAACCTACAGAAAATGACGCAGTAGTCAAACTGAGGCAAATGGCTGTAGCTGAGTCTTTTCAGGGGAAAGGTGCAGGAAAGAGACTCATGTCAGATGTTGAGACGTTTCTAAAAGATAAGGGGACAAAACAAATAGTATTGTCTGCAAGAGAAACAGCAATATTATTCTATAAAAAACTAGGCTATGAGGTTATTGGCGAACTATACCTGGAGCAAGGCATTGAACATATAAAAATGAAAAAGCTCATTTAG